In one Chitinophaga sancti genomic region, the following are encoded:
- a CDS encoding MBL fold metallo-hydrolase, giving the protein MSTTLPHSTTYRVKSNANLTVHSFVSPGPLFANATHIIELSDQLILVDGQFFAQYGQEFRELADSLKKPISRFYITHDHPDHYLGMGDAFQDVTVYALPEIKASILKAGPIELQEKKQKMGNLIAGQLAFPTATVEPGEEVIKGVKFIFERVLDTESPPTLVIKLPELGIIIAQDILYHNAHAFITGPIDNWKKVLYQIREDEAYDLILPGHGRPAEKADIDNAINYLEKAFSIYSNTTSPEQYKHELLEAYPSYAAEKLIDIYSPILFGGQSH; this is encoded by the coding sequence ATGTCTACTACATTACCGCACTCAACCACCTACCGTGTCAAATCAAATGCAAATTTGACGGTGCACTCTTTTGTGTCTCCCGGACCACTATTCGCAAATGCAACACACATCATAGAATTATCCGATCAACTGATCTTAGTTGATGGACAGTTTTTTGCCCAGTATGGCCAGGAATTCCGCGAGTTAGCCGATAGTCTTAAAAAGCCTATATCCAGATTTTACATAACACATGATCATCCGGATCATTACCTGGGCATGGGCGATGCATTCCAGGATGTAACTGTATATGCATTACCAGAGATCAAAGCGTCCATCTTGAAAGCTGGTCCTATCGAGCTACAGGAAAAAAAGCAAAAAATGGGCAACCTGATAGCCGGTCAACTGGCTTTCCCTACTGCAACTGTCGAACCAGGTGAAGAGGTGATTAAGGGGGTTAAATTCATTTTTGAACGTGTATTGGATACTGAGTCTCCTCCCACACTTGTTATTAAGTTGCCGGAACTGGGAATTATCATTGCTCAGGACATTCTATACCATAACGCACATGCATTCATAACCGGCCCAATAGATAATTGGAAGAAAGTCCTCTATCAGATACGGGAAGACGAAGCGTATGACCTGATTCTTCCCGGACATGGCAGGCCTGCTGAAAAAGCCGACATTGACAATGCGATCAATTACCTTGAAAAGGCCTTCTCTATTTATTCCAATACTACCAGTCCGGAACAATATAAGCATGAACTACTGGAAGCATATCCATCGTATGCGGCAGAAAAGCTTATTGACATATACAGTCCGATCCTTTTTGGTGGACAATCACACTAA
- a CDS encoding MBL fold metallo-hydrolase, with product MKTKMLMLVLVVMSITNITAQQLPKANVVLAVNTRDIKIFTLVAPPEMFSNTTHVIELPNELIVVDGQFFAPYAQQVKALTDSLKKPITRFYISHDHPDHYLGFGDAFPDAPVYALRETKEKIEKEGKSTLEQRQKQFGTIIANSLNIPTHIQEPGEQTIEGVKFIFEKSLHNEDEVSLVIKVPAVNAYIAQDIVYNKTHLFISGDTGGWKKALKKIESEKHYSIILPGHGNPGNRSIIAEDLKYLDFVDKTLANTTTKDEYKAKLLAAYPQYGGIHLIDIYLAYYLKKDWINK from the coding sequence ATGAAGACAAAAATGCTGATGCTGGTACTCGTTGTGATGAGTATCACAAATATCACCGCTCAACAATTACCCAAAGCGAATGTAGTACTGGCGGTCAATACCAGGGATATAAAAATATTCACTTTAGTTGCTCCTCCGGAAATGTTCTCTAACACGACGCATGTTATTGAACTTCCAAATGAGCTTATCGTAGTGGATGGTCAATTTTTTGCACCCTATGCACAACAGGTAAAGGCATTAACAGACAGTTTGAAAAAGCCTATCACCAGGTTTTATATTTCACATGATCATCCTGATCATTACTTAGGATTTGGTGATGCTTTTCCTGATGCACCTGTGTATGCGTTAAGAGAGACAAAAGAAAAAATTGAAAAAGAAGGGAAAAGTACATTAGAGCAAAGGCAGAAACAATTTGGTACAATCATAGCCAATTCATTGAACATCCCGACACATATACAGGAACCTGGTGAACAAACGATAGAGGGAGTGAAATTCATTTTTGAAAAGTCATTACACAATGAAGATGAGGTGTCATTAGTAATCAAAGTTCCGGCTGTGAATGCATATATCGCTCAGGATATAGTTTACAACAAAACACATTTATTCATCTCAGGAGATACGGGAGGATGGAAAAAGGCACTTAAAAAAATTGAAAGTGAGAAACATTATTCGATCATACTTCCCGGACATGGCAATCCAGGCAACCGATCTATTATAGCAGAAGACCTGAAATACCTGGATTTTGTAGATAAGACGCTTGCCAACACGACGACCAAAGATGAATATAAAGCGAAATTGCTGGCCGCTTATCCTCAATACGGAGGGATTCATCTGATTGACATCTATCTGGCCTATTACCTTAAAAAAGACTGGATAAACAAGTAA
- the tnpB gene encoding IS66 family insertion sequence element accessory protein TnpB (TnpB, as the term is used for proteins encoded by IS66 family insertion elements, is considered an accessory protein, since TnpC, encoded by a neighboring gene, is a DDE family transposase.), with translation MSNIALFTDRYRYFLYTHPTDMRKSFIGLCGIVINIMKLSITDTDVFIFLNKDKTHIKILLHEDNGFTMFYRKLDRGKFTLPDSPHGDSGPLPIKANELLAIIKGLSFHKYRQYSS, from the coding sequence ATGAGCAATATAGCTTTATTTACAGATCGCTACCGATATTTTCTATACACCCATCCTACGGACATGCGGAAAAGCTTTATTGGGCTGTGCGGGATCGTTATAAATATCATGAAACTGAGTATCACTGATACTGATGTTTTCATATTCCTGAATAAGGATAAAACTCATATAAAGATCTTACTGCATGAAGATAATGGATTTACCATGTTTTATAGGAAACTTGATCGCGGAAAGTTTACACTTCCTGATTCACCGCATGGTGACAGCGGACCATTGCCAATAAAAGCTAATGAACTATTGGCAATTATCAAAGGGCTGTCTTTTCATAAATACCGACAGTATAGCTCCTGA
- a CDS encoding helix-turn-helix domain-containing protein codes for MKDVKTYIIGEISAEQFVPEHTFCYVIKGIMRLYDGNKTYDFNSGQAGLIRKNNLLRYVREKVDGEIAKVFITLDESFLKKFQAAHQTESGKFKSTEAVLSLPPNGLSDHFIHSLIPYYKSGKLEPVFANVKREELLLILLKQIPELAGVFFDYGIPQKINLEAFMNRNYKFNVSMERFAYLSGRSLSAFKRDFKSIFNDAPNHWLVCRRLAEAYFLIEKKHQRPSDIFVELGFETLSHFSFAFKKQFNILPSDLLRRKQE; via the coding sequence ATGAAAGATGTGAAAACTTATATCATTGGTGAAATATCGGCGGAACAGTTTGTTCCGGAGCATACCTTTTGTTATGTGATCAAAGGGATCATGCGCCTGTATGACGGGAACAAAACCTATGATTTCAATTCGGGACAGGCCGGACTTATTCGCAAAAATAATTTGCTGCGGTATGTCAGGGAGAAGGTAGATGGCGAGATTGCCAAAGTATTCATTACCCTGGATGAAAGCTTTTTGAAAAAATTTCAGGCCGCTCATCAAACTGAGTCCGGCAAATTCAAGTCTACAGAAGCGGTTTTATCCTTGCCGCCTAATGGGCTGTCAGATCATTTTATCCACTCGCTGATTCCCTATTATAAATCCGGTAAGTTGGAGCCGGTATTCGCTAATGTGAAGCGGGAAGAGTTATTACTGATCTTATTGAAGCAAATACCAGAACTGGCGGGGGTATTTTTTGATTACGGTATTCCGCAAAAAATAAACCTGGAAGCGTTTATGAACCGTAACTACAAATTCAATGTAAGCATGGAACGTTTTGCTTATCTGAGCGGACGTAGCCTGTCGGCCTTCAAACGGGATTTTAAAAGCATATTTAACGACGCGCCAAATCACTGGCTCGTATGTCGGCGTTTAGCGGAAGCCTATTTTTTGATTGAAAAAAAACATCAAAGGCCATCTGATATATTTGTGGAACTGGGCTTTGAAACCTTATCTCATTTTTCGTTCGCCTTTAAAAAGCAGTTCAATATTTTACCCTCTGATCTGTTGCGGCGAAAACAGGAGTAA
- a CDS encoding AraC family transcriptional regulator encodes MLSLCMVQVKFDKRKYGRELLVDCFHLSEIAGKNLLSGQVYTISFYEIYLISEGKGSVTLETEVIDFNGPSVIFLSPAQPRKWDIQIVPDCMMLIFEGEFIEAFLKDSMFLSRLYYFGNYNCSQFVPIDSIENERYKLLFGWIMSEIKNLVEDSQHLLRAYLYELLILLNRKFTAHNQLKGNLYWNTDMIRFKKLLKEHIKDRQTVREYADMLQMNRNRFSQLCRDTFGKDAQTLIRNELAQTCKYELISTAKTIAEISYEYNFSAPSNFVRFFKSIVGCYPAVYREQYGNWGSLPAGKS; translated from the coding sequence ATGTTATCTTTATGTATGGTCCAGGTGAAATTCGACAAACGCAAATATGGCAGGGAGTTATTAGTTGACTGTTTTCATTTATCTGAAATAGCAGGTAAAAATTTGTTGTCAGGTCAGGTCTATACCATTTCCTTTTATGAGATTTATTTGATTTCAGAAGGAAAGGGATCAGTCACATTAGAAACAGAGGTTATCGATTTTAACGGGCCATCCGTTATATTCCTCTCCCCGGCACAACCCAGGAAATGGGATATTCAAATAGTGCCTGATTGCATGATGCTGATATTCGAAGGAGAATTCATTGAGGCGTTCTTGAAAGATAGTATGTTCCTGAGCCGATTGTACTATTTCGGTAACTACAATTGCTCCCAGTTTGTACCTATTGATAGCATTGAGAACGAACGATATAAACTGTTGTTTGGCTGGATTATGTCTGAAATTAAAAACCTGGTTGAAGATAGTCAACATTTGCTGAGGGCTTATCTGTATGAGCTTTTAATCCTTCTGAACAGAAAGTTTACGGCTCACAACCAGTTGAAAGGTAATTTATACTGGAACACCGATATGATAAGGTTTAAAAAGCTTTTGAAAGAGCATATCAAAGACCGGCAAACAGTAAGGGAATATGCTGACATGTTGCAGATGAATCGAAACCGTTTTAGCCAACTCTGCCGGGATACATTCGGAAAGGATGCTCAAACACTTATCCGCAATGAATTGGCACAGACCTGCAAGTATGAATTGATATCCACTGCAAAGACGATTGCAGAGATTAGTTATGAATATAATTTTTCAGCTCCTTCCAACTTTGTTAGATTTTTTAAGTCAATTGTAGGATGTTATCCAGCTGTATATCGTGAGCAATATGGTAATTGGGGATCACTTCCTGCTGGTAAATCATGA